From a single Nymphaea colorata isolate Beijing-Zhang1983 chromosome 4, ASM883128v2, whole genome shotgun sequence genomic region:
- the LOC116253723 gene encoding 60S ribosomal protein L15 isoform X2 — protein sequence MGAYKYVSELWRKKQSDVMRFLQRVRCWEYRQQPSIVRLTRPTRPDKARRLGFKAKQGYVVYRVRVRRGGRKRPVPKGIVYGKPTNQGITQLKFQRNKRSVAEERAGRKLGGLKVLNSYWVNQDSTYKYYEIILVDAAHSAIRNDPRINWICKPVHKHRELRGLTSAGKKYRGLRGKGHLHHKARPSRRATWKRNQTLSLRRYR from the exons ATGG GGGCTTACAAGTATGTCTCCGAGTTATGGAGGAAGAAGCAATCTGATGTCATGAGATTTTTGCAAAGGGTGAGGTGCTGGGAGTATCGCCAACAGCCTTCAATTGTTCGTCTCACTCGCCCAACCCGTCCAGACAAGGCTCGCCGTTTAGGCTTTAAAGCCAAACAg GGATATGTTGTGTATAGAGTTCGAGTTAGACGTGGTGGGCGGAAGAGGCCTGTGCCGAAGGGCATTGTCTATGGTAAGCCTACAAATCAGGGTATTACACAACTTAAGTTCCAGCGCAACAAAAGGTCAGTTGCTGAAGAAAGAGCTGGTCGCAAGTTGGGTGGGTTGAAGGTGCTGAACTCGTATTGGGTAAATCAG GATTCGACATACAAATATTACGAGATAATCCTGGTTGATGCCGCCCATTCTGCTATCCGCAATGATCCCAGAATCAACTGGATCTGCAAGCCCGTGCACAAGCACAGAGAGCTTCGTGGATTGACATCAGCAGGAAAGAAGTACAGGGGTCTTCGGGGCAAAGGTCACCTGCACCACAAAGCTCGACCTTCCCGGAGGGCAACATGGAAGAGGAACCAGACCCTGTCTCTTCGTCGCTACCGTTGA
- the LOC116253712 gene encoding cytochrome c1-2, heme protein, mitochondrial yields MGTYKYVIELWRKSADKARHLGYKATQAHPVPSSFVLKQEHGDAWSAGSKSLRALAFLGAGISGILSFANLATADEAEHGLECPSYPWPHKGILSSYDHASIRRGHQVYQQVCASCHSMSLVSYRDLVGVAYTEEETKAMAAEIEVVDGPNDEGEMFTRPGKLSDRFPQPYANEQAARFANGGAYPPDLSLITKARHNGQNYVFALLTGYREPPAGISIREGLHYNPYFPGGAIAMPQMLIDGAVEYEDGTPATEAQMGKDVVTFLAWAAEPEMEERKLMGFKWIFVLSLALLQAGYYRRLRWSVLKSRKLIVDVVN; encoded by the exons ATGG GAACCTACAAGTATGTCATAGAATTGTGGAGGAAGAGTGCTGACAAGGCTCGCCATTTAGGCTACAAAGCCACACAG GCTCATCCAGTTCCTTCATCTTTTGTGTTGAAGCAAGAGCATGGTGATGCTTGGTCTGCTGGTTCAAAGTCTCTAAGGGCATTGGCTTTTCTTGGTGCGGGAATTTCAGGAATTCTAAGTTTTGCAAACTTGGCTACCGCTGATGAGGCAGAACATGGCTTGGAATGCCCAAGTTATCCTTGGCCCCACAAGGGGATACTTAGTTCCTATGACCATGCATC GATTCGTCGAGGTCACCAAGTTTATCAGCAAGTTTGTGCATCCTGTCATTCAATGTCTCTGGTTTCATATCGCGACCTTGTTGGTGTGGCATATACTGAAGAGGAAACAAAGGCGATGGCGGCTGAGATTGAGGTTGTTGATGGTCCCAATGATGAAGGTGAAATGTTTACCCGACCTGGGAAGTTAAGTGATCGTTTCCCCCAGCCATATGCTAATGAACAAGCTGCAAGGTTTGCTAATGGTGGGGCCTATCCCCCAGATTTGAGTCTTATTACAAAG GCTCGGCACAATGGTCAGAACTATGTTTTTGCCCTTCTCACTGGCTATCGTGAGCCACCAGCTGGCATATCG ATTCGAGAGGGGCTACATTACAATCCTTATTTCCCAGGTGGTGCCATAGCCATGCCACAAATGCTCATTGATGGTGCAGTTGAATATGAAGATGGTACACCTGCAACAGAAGCACAG ATGGGGAAGGATGTGGTCACATTCTTAGCATGGGCAGCAGAGCCTGAGATGGAGGAGCGGAAACTG ATGGGTTTCAAGTGGATATTTGTTCTCTCGCTTGCTCTTCTTCAGGCTGGTTATTACCGCCGGCTAAGATGGTCTGTACTCAAGTCACGCAAGCTTATCGTCGATGTTGTTAACTGA
- the LOC116253711 gene encoding uncharacterized protein LOC116253711: MGKKDKAKKVQGRGCWQKKDRKHRGGVDGMLRTAGRAVGAAIGGAQKPFVGGVLTVKRHAKSLLSLSSSSSSMLILPVHANASASSNTGWCPSAHFLSDAEDWESVGFEEVDCGFQNGASSKYLEFGPVPSIDEAEQAVASLQHVVLPVVRLENSDAGFHSRWGNQESVYDQGVYPAASPSSSFSSETELDWIEPSLHIQNPRILQADGCKRVLDAFRLLHTDPSVQKMVVSLASDKAVWDAVMKNEAVREFQDSFYADGNQLPDNHSSDKDPTIKILRWILEKAKERVMKFIDRIADLLADIFQPLEKGKKEDAFEEAVRSSFMLSVIVLLIVIVSRSHRSSCLFNGCQQP, from the exons ATGGGGAAGAAGGATAAGGCGAAAAAAGTCCAAGGGCGGGGCTGTTGGCAGAAGAAAGATCGGAAGCACAGAGGTGGAGTCGACGGGATGCTGAGGACAGCCGGCCGGGCAGTTGGAGCTGCCATCGGCGGCGCTCAGAAGCCATTTGTGGGCGGCGTGCTCACGGTTAAGAGGCACGCCAAGAGCCtcctctccctttcttcttcatcttcttccatgcTCATCCTGCCTGTCCATGCCAATGCTTCAGCATCGTCGAACACAGGGTGGTGCCCGTCTGCCCATTTCCTCTCTGATGCTGAGGACTGGGAATCAGTTGGATTCGAAGAGGTCGATTGTGGATTTCAAAACGGTGCTTCCTCAAAGTATCTGGAGTTCGGGCCAGTGCCTTCCATAGACGAAGCAGAGCAAGCCGTAGCGTCCCTTCAACA TGTTGTCTTGCCTGTTGTGCGTCTAGAAAACTCGGATGCTGGATTTCATTCTCGATGGGGAAATCAAGAATCTGTCTATGATCAGGGAGTCTATCCAGCCGCCTCCCCAAGCAGTTCTTTTTCCTCTGAGACAGAGTTGGATTGGATTGAACCTTCTTTGCATATCCAGAATCCCCGAATTCTGCAAGCTGATGGATGTAAGAGAgttcttgatgcatttcgtttgcTGCATACAGATCCTTCTGTTCAG AAAATGGTTGTTTCTTTAGCTTCCGACAAGGCAGTTTGGGATGCCGTTATGAAAAATGAGGCGGTACGGGAGTTCCAAGATTCATTTTACGCAG ATGGAAATCAACTTCCAGATAACCACAGCTCAGACAAGGATCCAACCATCAAAATTCTGAGGTGGATTTTGGAGAAGGCAAAGGAAAGGGTCATGAAGTTTATTGACAGAATTGCTGATCTCTTGGCTGATATTTTCCAACCATtagagaaggggaagaaggaagaTGCCTTTGAAGAGGCGGTGAGATCCTCATTCATGCTTTCAGTAATTGTCCTTcttattgtaattgtttcaCGTAGTCACCGTTCAAGTTGCTTGTTCAATGGCTGCCAACAACCATGA
- the LOC116253144 gene encoding transcription factor GHD7-like, which translates to MNPPLPPHSNHHDLGQGSPTQLGLDFMCLGAPNLQYQQDNPADLSRPAPEFHEFQLFPHDETPSLLFHTTWQPSMDQAVEPAEQLLLPPSRGSSDNAGNSFMRRLTLEGCCTTDSSCASQPMEFPLQGQASGCSSTATTVTTEGSDARNTSEAISATEREARVSRYREKRKRRHFAKTIRYASRKAYAETRPRVKGRFVKSTEAEAVAPPQHYSRFGMEWFHP; encoded by the exons ATGAATCCTCCATTGCCGCCTCATTCTAACCACCATGACCTCGGCCAAGGCTCGCCGACCCAGCTAGGCCTTGACTTCATGTGCCTCGGTGCACCCAACCTACAGTACCAACAAGACAACCCGGCGGATCTGAGCCGGCCGGCGCCGGAATTCCATGAGTTCCAGCTCTTCCCACATGATGAGACGCCTAGTTTGCTCTTCCACACCACTTGGCAGCCCAGCATGGACCAGGCCGTGGAACCGGCCGAACAGCTGCTGCTGCCGCCGAGCCGAGGGAGTTCGGACAACGCGGGCAATTCGTTCATGCGCCGGCTGACTTTAGAAGGTTGCTGCACTACAGACAGCTCTTGTGCGTCGCAGCCCATGGAGTTCCCCCTTCAAGGACAG GCCTCTGGTTGCAGCAGCACAGCAACTACAGTTACAACTGAGGGCAGTGACGCGAGGAACACAAGTGAAGCCATCTCTGCAACAGAGAGAGAAGCAAGAGTGTCAAGATacagagagaagagaaaaaggaggcaTTTCGCCAAGACGATACGTTATGCTTCCCGCAAGGCCTACGCCGAAACGAGGCCGAGAGTAAAGGGTCGATTCGTGAAGAGCACAGAGGCTGAGGCAGTGGCACCACCCCAACATTATTCGAGGTTCGGTATGGAATGGTTCCATCCTTAG